TCTAAAAAAATCAATCCTCTCTTTCTGTCATAATAAAAGACATCCGGAACAGGTATTCTACATTTTTTAAGATACCTCTGGATATTCAAGAACGGGGGTTCCCCTGATTGATAGGGTTCTTTTAACTTAATGACAATAACAGACCTTTGTATTTCATCCTTTACTCCAGCGCTACCAAATAATATCCTGTAATATCTCCTGTCAGAGGCATCCCCGAGAAGAGGAGTTATAGTTATATCTTTTACATTCTTATCATGAATCTTATTAATTGTGTCTAAGATATAGCGAGGATCAATCTCAAGGTAAGAATCTGCTTTCATTTCTTAAAGATTTATCCTAAAACATTTCTGAACAAAATCCCTTGTTTGGGACAAGACCTCGTCATAATCTCCATAGTTCCTAAGTTCCAACATAAAGGGGCCATCATATTCTTCATAAAAAAGGGTATCCCTTACACTTTTCCATTTGATTTTGCCTTGAAAAGGAGATAGGTGAGAATCCTCAGTGCCATCATTATCAGAAGCATGGATAGAAAAGATATGCCCTGAGGCTTTTTTTATTGCCTTGACTGGATCTTCTGAAACATTTGCATGTCCCAAATCGAGACACATACCCAAAGACTTTGAATGATATTTTTTTACAATATCAAGAATTTTCAGAGTTGTAGAATATTGATTAGGGGCATTCTCAAGGGCTATCTTTATATTACTTTTCATAGAATAATCCATCAACTCTTCAATGCTGTTATACAGCGCCTTTGGAATACCATCGCCCTCAGCTTCCCTGTTCACCTTCAGTCCGCAATGGATAGCTATTACGTCTGTCTCAAAAACTCTCATTACATCCATTACTTCTTTTATCTCTTTCATGATCTTCTTTCTCTCTTTTTCTTCTTTTGAAGAGATTGAGAGCCACTTCCTCTCTTTTGCGTCTTTAACATGCAAATAAAAAGGAGCGTGCAAAGAGATTGCTCTGATACCCTCTTTATCTAAAAAATCTTTTAGCATAGAGACCGCTGAATTTTTCTTATAATCAAAGTGGGGTCTCATGCCCCATATCTCGATAAATCGAAAACCGTATTCCTTGATCTTTCTAATCCATAAGGGACAGAGCGTCTCATGGACAAAAAGATGTGTGGAAAGTCCAATTCTCATCTCAATCTCCTTTAAATAAAAAATATATATAACCAGATTCGCCAGAATAGTTAATCACATATCTTAAACTATTATAAGAAATAATATATCAAAGATTAGAATATATAAAAGGAATAAAAAGATATAATCATCTAATAATATTACTCGTTGATAGGATACAGTTGGATTTTATTATCTTTTTTTATTGCTATCTTCTCTTTTATTTTTGATTCCTTTTCTACCTTCATATCTAAACCGATAATCGAATTTGATATCTCTGCATTTTCAGAGACATAAACATTCTCCCAAACCACACTTTCTCTTATTACTACACCCTGATCTAAAATAGAATTTTTCCCCAGCACAACAGACGGCCCGATATCGCACCCCTCTTTAATGACAGAGGGCTCATCTATAATCACAGGGGGGATGATATTAATATCCTTGTTTGTGAATTTATTAACAAGATTTAAAGAAATCCCTCTAGCCTCTGCCATTCTCTCAAAAGACGGATATTTATTTTGCAGCATATCATGATTGACTTCTAAATATCTTCTGTGCGTTCCCATATCCATCCAGTAATTCATTGTTAAATAGCCAAAAACAGGATATCCTCTCGATATCAATCCAGGATATATCTCCTCAGAAATACTACATGGCCTTACAGGAGGAAGTTCATCAAAGATCTCCTGTTCAAATATCTGAATACCGGTAAACATCATATTTTTTAGACTTTTAAAGGCTGAGGTTCCTTTATTTAAAAATCTTTTCACCCGGTTTTCTGAATCAATTCCAATGATCCCATACTTTTCTACATTCTTATCCTCTCTTAAGACCATTGTAACCAATGCCCCTTTTTTCTTATGAAACTCAAGTACTTCGTTTAAGTCAATATCAATGACAATGTCGCTATTTACTACAATAAATGTACCCCCTTTTAAAAATTTTTCGGCTCGTTTAATACCTCCCGCGGTACCCAAGAGTATCTCTTCATGAGAAAATTGAATATCTATCCCAGCCAAAGCTCTATTTTGAAAGTAATCTATCAAATCTTTTGTTTTGTAATGTGTGTTGACAATAATCTCTTTTATCCCATTGTTTTTAAGTAGATTAATTGAATATTCTATTGAGGGTATGTTTGCAACAGGGATTAAGGGTTTGGGTAGTATGTGGGTTAAAGGAAACATTCTTTCCCCTAATCCCGCGGCCAATATCATGCCTTTCATCCTGATCCACCTTCTATATAATATGATTCATTTAATGCATCTATATCAGATTAGGGGTTCGCAGTCAATAAAGACTTGACATTTCTCAATACAG
This sequence is a window from Nitrospinota bacterium. Protein-coding genes within it:
- a CDS encoding NDP-sugar synthase is translated as MKGMILAAGLGERMFPLTHILPKPLIPVANIPSIEYSINLLKNNGIKEIIVNTHYKTKDLIDYFQNRALAGIDIQFSHEEILLGTAGGIKRAEKFLKGGTFIVVNSDIVIDIDLNEVLEFHKKKGALVTMVLREDKNVEKYGIIGIDSENRVKRFLNKGTSAFKSLKNMMFTGIQIFEQEIFDELPPVRPCSISEEIYPGLISRGYPVFGYLTMNYWMDMGTHRRYLEVNHDMLQNKYPSFERMAEARGISLNLVNKFTNKDINIIPPVIIDEPSVIKEGCDIGPSVVLGKNSILDQGVVIRESVVWENVYVSENAEISNSIIGLDMKVEKESKIKEKIAIKKDNKIQLYPINE
- a CDS encoding sugar phosphate isomerase/epimerase family protein, which produces MRIGLSTHLFVHETLCPLWIRKIKEYGFRFIEIWGMRPHFDYKKNSAVSMLKDFLDKEGIRAISLHAPFYLHVKDAKERKWLSISSKEEKERKKIMKEIKEVMDVMRVFETDVIAIHCGLKVNREAEGDGIPKALYNSIEELMDYSMKSNIKIALENAPNQYSTTLKILDIVKKYHSKSLGMCLDLGHANVSEDPVKAIKKASGHIFSIHASDNDGTEDSHLSPFQGKIKWKSVRDTLFYEEYDGPFMLELRNYGDYDEVLSQTRDFVQKCFRINL